One region of Streptomyces capillispiralis genomic DNA includes:
- a CDS encoding N-acetylneuraminate synthase family protein, with the protein MSNSRIRTLGSREAGPGRPVYVTGEIGINHNGDLENAFKLIDAAAEAGCDAVKFQKRTPEICTPRDQWDIERDTPWGRMTYIDYRHRVEFGEDEYRQIDEYCKSKNIDWFASPWDTEAVAFLEKFDVPAHKVASASLTDDELLRALRATGRTVILSTGMSTPKQIRHAVEVLGSDNILLCHATSTYPAKAEELNLRVINTLQQEYPNVPIGYSGHETGLQTTLAAVALGAVFVERHITLDRAMWGSDQAASVEPQGLTRLVRDIRTIEASLGDGVKKVYESELGPMKKLRRVTGAVAEAEIATAAGEPLAV; encoded by the coding sequence ATGAGCAACTCCCGCATCCGCACCCTCGGTTCGCGCGAGGCCGGCCCCGGCCGCCCCGTCTACGTCACCGGCGAGATCGGCATCAACCACAACGGCGACCTCGAGAACGCCTTCAAGCTGATCGACGCCGCCGCCGAGGCCGGCTGTGACGCGGTCAAGTTCCAGAAGCGCACCCCGGAGATCTGCACCCCGCGCGACCAGTGGGACATCGAGCGCGACACCCCCTGGGGCCGGATGACGTACATCGACTACCGCCACCGCGTGGAGTTCGGCGAGGACGAGTACCGCCAGATCGACGAGTACTGCAAGTCCAAGAACATCGACTGGTTCGCCTCCCCGTGGGACACCGAGGCCGTCGCCTTCCTGGAGAAGTTCGACGTGCCGGCCCACAAGGTCGCCTCCGCCTCCCTCACCGACGACGAGCTGCTGCGCGCCCTGCGCGCCACCGGCCGCACCGTCATCCTCTCCACCGGCATGTCCACCCCGAAGCAGATCCGCCACGCGGTCGAGGTCCTGGGCAGCGACAACATCCTGCTCTGCCACGCCACCTCCACCTACCCGGCGAAGGCGGAGGAGCTGAACCTCCGTGTGATCAACACCCTCCAGCAGGAGTACCCGAACGTCCCGATCGGCTACTCCGGCCACGAGACCGGCCTGCAGACCACCCTCGCCGCCGTCGCCCTCGGCGCCGTCTTCGTCGAGCGCCACATCACCCTCGACCGCGCCATGTGGGGCTCCGACCAGGCCGCCTCCGTCGAGCCGCAGGGCCTGACCCGCCTGGTCCGCGACATCCGCACCATCGAGGCCTCCCTCGGCGACGGCGTGAAGAAGGTCTACGAGTCCGAGCTGGGCCCGATGAAGAAGCTGCGCCGCGTCACCGGTGCCGTCGCCGAGGCGGAGATCGCGACCGCCGCCGGCGAGCCGCTGGCCGTCTGA
- a CDS encoding N-acylneuraminate cytidylyltransferase, with protein sequence MSHPQAGQGAAVRRVLAVIPARGGSKGVPAKNLAPVGGVPLVARAVRECRAARHITDVVVSTDDQAIAAAARQAGAEVVLRPAAIAGDTATSEAAVLHAMDSHEALHGAPVDVVLLVQCTSPFLVREDIDGVAGAVVEQGADTAVTVAPFHGFVWRDGDDAADGGHGVNHDKSFRPRRQDRPQDFLETGAAYAMDAAGFREHRHRFFGRTELVRTDPARVLEVDDPHDLARARALAPLFDAERPGALPTADDIDAVVLDFDGTQTDDRVLIDSDGREFVSVHRGDGLGIAALRRSGLKLLILSTEQNPVVAARARKLKLPVLHGIDRKDLALKQWCEEQGIAPERVLYVGNDVNDLPCFALVGWPVAVASAHDVVRGAARAVTTLPGGEGAIREIAGWILGPSLDSLPK encoded by the coding sequence ATGTCCCACCCGCAAGCGGGCCAGGGCGCCGCGGTGCGCCGGGTGCTCGCCGTGATCCCCGCGCGCGGCGGCTCCAAGGGCGTGCCCGCGAAGAACCTCGCCCCGGTCGGCGGCGTGCCCCTGGTGGCGCGCGCCGTGCGCGAGTGCCGGGCCGCCCGCCACATCACCGACGTCGTGGTCTCCACCGACGACCAGGCCATCGCGGCCGCCGCCCGGCAGGCCGGCGCCGAGGTCGTGCTGCGGCCCGCCGCCATCGCCGGTGACACCGCCACCTCCGAGGCCGCCGTGCTGCACGCCATGGACTCCCACGAGGCCCTGCACGGCGCCCCCGTGGACGTCGTCCTGCTCGTGCAGTGCACCAGCCCCTTCCTGGTCCGCGAGGACATCGACGGGGTGGCCGGCGCGGTCGTCGAGCAGGGCGCCGACACCGCGGTGACCGTCGCCCCGTTCCACGGCTTCGTCTGGCGCGACGGCGACGACGCGGCCGACGGCGGTCACGGCGTCAACCACGACAAGTCCTTCCGCCCCCGCCGCCAGGACCGCCCCCAGGACTTCCTGGAGACCGGCGCCGCCTACGCGATGGACGCGGCCGGCTTCCGCGAGCACCGGCACCGGTTCTTCGGCCGCACCGAACTCGTGCGCACCGACCCGGCCCGCGTCCTGGAGGTCGACGACCCGCACGACCTCGCCCGGGCCCGCGCCCTCGCCCCGCTCTTCGACGCGGAGCGGCCCGGCGCCCTCCCGACCGCCGACGACATCGACGCGGTCGTCCTCGACTTCGACGGCACCCAGACCGACGACCGGGTGCTGATCGACTCCGACGGACGGGAGTTCGTCTCCGTGCACCGCGGGGACGGACTCGGCATCGCGGCCCTGCGCCGCAGCGGCCTGAAGCTGCTGATCCTGTCCACGGAACAGAACCCGGTCGTCGCCGCCCGCGCGCGCAAGCTCAAGCTGCCCGTGCTGCACGGCATCGACCGCAAGGACCTCGCGCTGAAGCAGTGGTGCGAGGAGCAGGGCATCGCGCCGGAGCGCGTGCTCTACGTCGGCAACGACGTCAACGACCTCCCGTGCTTCGCCCTCGTGGGCTGGCCCGTGGCGGTCGCGAGCGCCCACGACGTCGTACGCGGCGCCGCACGCGCGGTCACCACCCTGCCCGGTGGTGAGGGCGCGATCCGAGAGATCGCCGGCTGGATCCTCGGTCCCTCTCTCGATTCCCTCCCCAAGTAA
- a CDS encoding DUF6716 putative glycosyltransferase encodes MPASATKPLRVAVLADSDTRWKWGALTANRIAPSAPGIPGDTAGGADIRLDGFLLRGRATPTARQLGEVGVTADSLREVTAVEFLRAMREEPYDLLVLSLVGGGVQAMLHGLKRVWEDRPRRPVVVTGYVGVVYEKLADGLLLRHGADLVLANSRQDADRFRAVYEGVGADAGSVTEVALPFLGGAPYTGEHDPYTVVFAAQPSVPDSRKDRTYLLNRLVQHARRHPEREVLLKLRSKPGEHTTHIEELPYQKLSQRLDLPPNFRLVYGHMGEVLDRTDLLVTVSSTAALESLHRRVPTAVLTDLGIREALGNHHFVGSGCLASWDQLDAGHRPEPDEDWVARQGVAADGSYDTAFDTARERIAKLLARPGGLPPLTPYYTPVTAPGYLPGILARHHLGPDGTPLPGAPAADKEPGPVRQIVRRAARGAYRHGVQRVAPVIRRMGEL; translated from the coding sequence GTGCCAGCAAGTGCAACGAAGCCCCTCAGGGTGGCGGTCCTCGCGGATTCCGACACCCGGTGGAAATGGGGCGCGCTCACCGCGAACCGCATCGCGCCGTCCGCGCCCGGAATTCCGGGCGACACGGCCGGCGGTGCCGACATCCGTCTGGACGGATTCCTGCTGCGGGGCCGCGCCACCCCCACCGCCCGCCAGCTCGGCGAGGTCGGCGTCACCGCCGACTCGCTCCGCGAGGTCACCGCGGTCGAGTTCCTGCGCGCCATGCGCGAGGAGCCCTACGACCTCCTCGTGCTCTCCCTGGTCGGCGGGGGCGTGCAGGCGATGCTGCACGGCCTCAAGCGGGTCTGGGAGGACCGCCCGCGGCGTCCCGTCGTCGTCACCGGATACGTCGGTGTCGTCTACGAGAAGCTCGCCGACGGCCTGCTGCTGCGCCACGGCGCCGACCTGGTGCTCGCCAACTCCCGCCAGGACGCGGACCGTTTCCGCGCCGTGTACGAGGGAGTGGGCGCCGACGCCGGCTCGGTCACCGAGGTGGCGCTGCCCTTCCTCGGCGGCGCCCCCTACACCGGTGAGCACGACCCCTACACGGTCGTCTTCGCCGCCCAGCCCTCCGTGCCGGACAGCCGCAAGGACCGTACGTACCTGCTGAACCGGCTGGTGCAGCACGCCCGCCGGCACCCCGAGCGCGAAGTGCTGCTCAAGCTGCGCTCCAAGCCCGGCGAGCACACCACCCACATCGAGGAACTGCCCTACCAGAAGCTGTCCCAGCGGCTCGACCTGCCGCCCAACTTCCGCCTGGTCTACGGGCACATGGGCGAGGTCCTGGACCGCACCGACCTGCTGGTCACGGTCAGTTCCACGGCCGCCCTGGAGTCGCTGCACCGCCGCGTCCCCACCGCGGTCCTCACCGACCTCGGCATCCGGGAAGCCCTCGGCAACCACCACTTCGTCGGCTCCGGCTGCCTCGCCTCGTGGGACCAGCTCGACGCCGGACACCGCCCGGAACCCGACGAGGACTGGGTGGCACGGCAGGGCGTCGCCGCCGACGGCTCGTACGACACGGCCTTCGACACCGCCCGCGAACGCATCGCCAAGCTGCTCGCCCGGCCCGGCGGACTGCCCCCGCTGACCCCGTACTACACACCCGTCACCGCGCCCGGCTACCTGCCCGGCATCCTCGCCCGCCACCACCTGGGCCCGGACGGCACCCCGCTGCCCGGCGCCCCCGCCGCCGACAAGGAGCCCGGACCGGTCCGGCAGATCGTGCGCCGGGCGGCGCGCGGCGCCTACCGGCACGGCGTGCAGCGCGTGGCCCCGGTGATCCGCCGGATGGGCGAGCTGTGA
- a CDS encoding glycosyltransferase family 2 protein: protein MPKLSVIVPFYNVQRYAPDTLRSLRANARPDFEFVLVDDHSEDGTPAILERAAEDLADVAQVRHIRHDRNGGIATARNTGLDAARGEYLAFLDGDDWLAPGYLSELVAAAERLGCDFVRTDHVRVTDRARSVRRVPVGLRDEVLNPRDAILPADRTTSVDYVSVWAGAYHRRLLERGLLHFTEGLHTAEDRPWTWKLHREAESFAVINLLGVFYRRGVTSSLTRIGDARQLDFIRAFDQIVEETAADRDAGRLLPKAVRQYCAIMAHHLAEEDKFEPAVARRLRAMSAAALRRMPQDALDDVLGSMDMERSARLRRLRRRTGTAREAV, encoded by the coding sequence GTGCCGAAGCTTTCCGTGATCGTCCCGTTCTACAACGTTCAGCGATACGCGCCCGACACCCTGAGAAGTCTCCGCGCGAACGCCCGGCCGGATTTCGAGTTCGTTCTGGTCGACGACCATTCCGAGGACGGGACGCCGGCGATTCTCGAGCGTGCGGCCGAGGACCTCGCGGACGTCGCCCAGGTGCGCCACATCCGTCATGACAGGAATGGCGGGATCGCCACCGCGCGCAACACCGGGCTGGACGCGGCGCGGGGCGAGTACCTGGCGTTCCTGGACGGGGACGACTGGCTCGCTCCCGGCTACCTGTCCGAACTGGTCGCGGCCGCCGAGCGGTTGGGCTGCGACTTCGTGCGCACCGACCATGTGCGGGTCACCGACCGCGCCCGGTCCGTGCGCCGGGTCCCGGTCGGCCTGCGCGACGAGGTGCTGAACCCGCGGGACGCCATCCTGCCCGCGGACCGGACGACCTCGGTGGACTACGTGTCCGTCTGGGCCGGCGCCTACCACCGGCGGCTGCTGGAGCGGGGGCTGCTGCACTTCACCGAGGGGCTGCACACGGCCGAGGACCGGCCGTGGACCTGGAAACTGCACCGCGAGGCGGAGTCGTTCGCGGTGATCAACCTGCTGGGCGTGTTCTACCGCCGCGGGGTCACCTCCTCGCTCACCCGCATCGGTGACGCCCGCCAGCTCGACTTCATCCGCGCCTTCGACCAGATCGTCGAGGAGACGGCGGCGGACCGGGACGCCGGGCGGCTGCTGCCCAAGGCGGTGCGGCAGTACTGCGCGATCATGGCGCACCACCTGGCCGAGGAGGACAAGTTCGAACCGGCCGTGGCGCGGCGGCTGCGGGCGATGAGCGCGGCGGCGCTGCGCCGCATGCCGCAGGACGCGCTCGACGACGTACTGGGGAGCATGGACATGGAGCGTTCCGCCCGGCTGCGACGGCTGCGGCGCCGGACCGGCACCGCGAGGGAGGCCGTCTGA
- a CDS encoding alpha-2,8-polysialyltransferase family protein, whose product MSRTTQIFCVSTLYGLATLAAAIESDCFAEAERRVLLVCADSAVPETAPALDGMPGFAPLRDHFDDVLSWNEAITPFHPAAWTPRAEDVPLLERHLRRLWGLGDDRVELVLESLPVPPALAVAQVFTGAPVHVYADGLMTYGPTRGRLDPLVGTRVRQVLHLDLVPGLTPMLLREFGVPARVVPTDAFLKAVGEIAAATDGVPEVPDGSALLIGQSLSALGVLSAGEEEDLHLRMLRGAVGRGHRTLFFKPHPAAPAPYSRALETEADRLGASLTVLDSAVLAEALFEKSPPALVVGCFSTALFTASALYGLPVARTGTGQLLERLTPYQNGDRVPAVLADALLPDLESGRGAAALPADELDALVTTLGFTMQPQVHPALRPVAERYLARHFGPRTRHWFKRKRLTSLGLPGGIPRRLAFLPRNAAARRMVRRARALKKAVRR is encoded by the coding sequence ATGTCCCGCACGACCCAGATCTTCTGCGTCTCGACCCTGTACGGCCTGGCCACGCTGGCGGCGGCGATCGAGTCCGACTGCTTCGCGGAGGCGGAGCGGCGGGTGCTGCTGGTCTGCGCCGACTCCGCGGTCCCGGAGACCGCGCCGGCGCTGGACGGGATGCCGGGCTTCGCGCCGCTGCGCGACCACTTCGACGACGTGCTCTCCTGGAACGAGGCGATCACACCCTTCCACCCGGCGGCCTGGACGCCGCGCGCCGAGGACGTCCCGCTCCTGGAGCGGCATCTGCGGCGGCTGTGGGGGCTCGGCGACGACCGTGTGGAGCTGGTCCTGGAGTCCCTCCCGGTTCCCCCCGCCCTCGCGGTGGCGCAGGTGTTCACCGGGGCGCCGGTCCATGTGTACGCCGACGGGCTGATGACGTACGGCCCCACGCGCGGCAGGCTCGACCCGCTGGTGGGCACGCGCGTGCGGCAGGTGCTGCACCTGGACCTGGTGCCGGGCCTCACGCCGATGCTGCTGCGCGAGTTCGGCGTGCCGGCCCGCGTGGTGCCGACGGACGCCTTCCTGAAGGCGGTCGGTGAGATCGCGGCGGCCACCGACGGGGTGCCCGAGGTGCCGGACGGCTCGGCGCTGCTGATCGGCCAGAGCCTGTCCGCGCTCGGCGTCCTCTCGGCCGGGGAGGAGGAGGACCTGCATCTGCGGATGCTGCGGGGCGCGGTCGGACGCGGCCACCGCACCCTCTTCTTCAAGCCGCACCCGGCCGCGCCGGCCCCGTACAGCCGTGCGCTGGAGACCGAGGCGGACCGGCTCGGGGCGTCCCTGACCGTCCTGGACTCCGCCGTCCTCGCCGAGGCGCTGTTCGAGAAGTCCCCGCCCGCGCTGGTCGTCGGCTGCTTCTCGACCGCGCTGTTCACGGCGTCCGCGCTGTACGGCCTGCCGGTCGCCCGCACCGGCACCGGGCAGCTCCTGGAGCGGCTCACGCCCTATCAGAACGGCGACCGGGTGCCGGCCGTCCTGGCCGACGCGCTGCTGCCGGACCTGGAGTCCGGCCGGGGTGCGGCGGCCCTTCCCGCGGACGAGCTGGACGCCCTGGTCACCACGCTGGGCTTCACCATGCAGCCGCAGGTCCACCCGGCGCTGCGGCCGGTCGCCGAGCGGTACCTCGCCCGGCACTTCGGGCCGCGCACCCGGCACTGGTTCAAGCGCAAGCGGCTCACCTCGCTGGGTCTGCCCGGCGGCATCCCGCGGCGGCTGGCGTTCCTGCCCCGCAACGCCGCCGCGCGCCGGATGGTGCGGCGGGCGCGGGCGCTGAAGAAGGCCGTGCGGCGCTGA
- a CDS encoding tetratricopeptide repeat protein → MTNPLAGLFTARQKEAARRDLYARGLRLCGDYLAARDDRPTVRDTRLTQAIGVFAGSLDTPSADPFDALLQVGVRALEAGGDDGLALALGVAETATEVRQRSRGAWRLRGRALDGLGRGDEALECYERHLTLLGDGEAAEDVTRRIDTLRRRRACLEEAATLFPGPGAALRDLAGKPAPVAAPEFAAHARARVAEHGPGDPAVRRLLELYGTYRRLVERSGMSDPLLGGTTPVGVGGLRGLVAGRTVCLVSNAAEVAGSGLGAEIDAYDLVVRCDSFRTHAGGAGERTGLHAVSLRGDAPWDGPAWTRPAGIRLVFGDPAAAWRRAVRQRLAAGAQEHVGDASLRRPLSDPALLGEGGWGSGTTTAFTVLRLLDFLDVSPRLDLIGFDKPGRLRPKEAEWVMDRATHVDDSKMRIALR, encoded by the coding sequence ATGACGAACCCCCTGGCGGGATTGTTCACGGCACGCCAGAAGGAGGCCGCCAGGCGGGACCTGTACGCCCGCGGCCTGCGCCTGTGCGGTGACTACCTGGCGGCGCGGGACGATCGGCCCACCGTCCGGGACACCCGGCTCACCCAGGCGATCGGCGTGTTCGCCGGCTCCCTCGACACCCCGTCCGCCGACCCCTTCGACGCGCTGCTCCAGGTCGGTGTGCGCGCGCTGGAGGCCGGCGGGGACGACGGGCTCGCCCTGGCCCTCGGGGTCGCCGAGACGGCGACCGAGGTCCGGCAGCGGTCCCGGGGGGCGTGGCGGCTGCGCGGCCGCGCGCTGGACGGGCTCGGCCGCGGCGACGAGGCGCTGGAGTGCTACGAGCGCCATCTGACGCTGCTGGGGGACGGCGAGGCGGCCGAGGACGTCACCCGCAGGATCGACACGCTGCGGCGCCGGCGGGCCTGCCTGGAGGAGGCGGCCACGCTCTTCCCCGGGCCCGGGGCGGCGCTGCGCGACCTGGCCGGGAAGCCGGCCCCGGTCGCGGCGCCGGAGTTCGCCGCCCACGCGCGGGCGCGGGTGGCCGAGCACGGCCCGGGCGACCCGGCCGTACGGCGCCTGCTGGAGCTGTACGGCACCTACCGGCGGCTCGTCGAGCGGTCCGGCATGTCCGACCCGCTGCTCGGCGGGACCACGCCGGTCGGTGTCGGCGGGCTGCGCGGCCTGGTGGCGGGGCGGACGGTGTGCCTGGTGTCGAACGCCGCCGAGGTCGCCGGGAGCGGCCTGGGCGCCGAGATCGACGCCTACGACCTGGTGGTGCGCTGCGACTCGTTCCGCACCCACGCCGGGGGCGCCGGTGAGCGCACCGGCCTGCACGCCGTCTCCCTGCGCGGCGACGCCCCCTGGGACGGCCCCGCCTGGACGCGGCCGGCGGGCATCCGGCTGGTGTTCGGCGACCCGGCGGCGGCCTGGCGGCGCGCCGTGCGGCAGCGGCTGGCGGCCGGGGCGCAGGAGCACGTCGGTGACGCCTCGCTGCGCCGGCCCCTGAGCGACCCGGCGCTGCTGGGCGAGGGAGGCTGGGGCTCGGGGACCACCACCGCCTTCACCGTCCTCAGGCTCCTGGACTTCCTGGACGTCAGCCCCCGCCTGGACCTCATCGGCTTCGACAAGCCCGGCCGGCTGCGGCCGAAGGAGGCCGAGTGGGTCATGGACCGCGCGACGCACGTCGACGACAGCAAGATGAGGATCGCCCTGCGATGA
- a CDS encoding polysaccharide pyruvyl transferase family protein codes for MTHSSADDRSTVTGRRRIAFAVHTDTAGLPGLATLLRSLALTNPGVCEDFVVLHPGLPDSAFDALRRLHPRLVARRADGRGEVFRLEGYDTVVALAPSMVVLDGIGELLRMRRGVGAVPQLLWDGRGEERRAVLPDGLLVVQRADVDGAVPAGTDTVPAELLTPVDARFDFLTRRLYDDAPVPARVAVLHFTGPSDEPGYAPAAEARRRFEMSDEEFRAAYCALPGDKHPDLLAHLAPPLLRARPSLDLARTVADVYRRQGRYDEAVEVLAPVVGDRLDAPRCQETLGVCLMALSRYDEAEARLLLAAASPDVAPRAFAQLARLAWLCGRDADAHAYARDGLEADPTDAGCHAWYVRTRPEERTEPVAAGEQLAHVALFAEGQENAGDKVLPEAVRLCFGSDTGPRHWYQQPVHRLVDEAALEELNARRGVVVGGGGLFLPDTSPNGNSHWQWNVPDGVLSRLTAPLAVFAVGYNVFDGQLYRRGRFAESLRVLVERSAFFGLRNHGSIERVRELLPAELRDRVRYQPCPTTVARYLVPGWTDPVERADTVLVNCAYDRAGLRFGHDYGHFLAQLARALKGLRDRADVRYAAHMPADEKFVHDLRREHGIALPVEQLYDMTNDGIRELYRRARLVIGMRGHAGMIPFGCGTPILSLVSHPKLAYFLTDIGRREWGLSVHDRDLGSRLGERAAAILDDHAAAVADVHGAQKLLWETTRSNLDELRETFGRA; via the coding sequence ATGACCCACTCCTCCGCGGACGACCGGAGCACCGTCACCGGCAGACGCCGGATCGCCTTCGCCGTCCACACCGACACCGCCGGCCTGCCCGGCCTGGCCACGCTGCTGCGCAGTCTGGCGCTCACCAACCCGGGTGTGTGCGAGGACTTCGTGGTGCTGCACCCCGGGCTGCCGGACTCCGCGTTCGACGCGCTGCGCCGGCTGCACCCGCGGCTGGTCGCGCGCCGGGCGGACGGCCGGGGCGAGGTCTTCCGGCTGGAGGGCTACGACACCGTCGTCGCCCTCGCCCCGTCCATGGTCGTGCTGGACGGCATCGGTGAGCTGCTGCGGATGCGGCGCGGTGTGGGGGCCGTCCCGCAGCTGCTCTGGGACGGGCGGGGCGAGGAGCGGCGCGCGGTCCTGCCGGACGGCCTGCTGGTCGTCCAGCGCGCCGACGTGGACGGCGCCGTGCCGGCCGGCACGGACACGGTGCCCGCGGAGCTGCTGACACCGGTCGACGCGCGGTTCGACTTCCTCACCCGGCGGCTGTACGACGACGCGCCGGTGCCGGCGCGGGTCGCGGTGCTGCACTTCACCGGCCCGTCCGACGAGCCCGGGTACGCTCCGGCGGCCGAGGCGCGGCGCCGCTTCGAGATGAGCGACGAGGAGTTCCGGGCCGCGTACTGCGCCCTGCCCGGCGACAAGCACCCGGACCTGCTGGCGCACCTCGCGCCGCCCCTGCTGCGGGCGCGTCCCTCGCTCGACCTGGCCCGCACGGTCGCCGACGTGTACCGCAGGCAGGGCCGCTACGACGAGGCCGTCGAGGTGCTCGCCCCGGTCGTCGGGGACCGGCTGGACGCGCCGCGCTGCCAGGAGACGCTCGGCGTCTGCCTGATGGCGCTGTCGCGCTACGACGAGGCCGAGGCGCGGCTGCTGCTGGCGGCGGCGTCACCCGATGTCGCCCCGCGTGCCTTCGCCCAGCTGGCCCGTCTGGCGTGGCTGTGCGGACGGGACGCGGACGCGCACGCCTACGCCCGCGACGGCCTGGAGGCCGACCCCACCGACGCCGGGTGCCACGCCTGGTACGTCCGTACGCGCCCGGAGGAGCGGACGGAGCCGGTGGCCGCCGGGGAGCAGTTGGCGCACGTGGCGCTGTTCGCCGAGGGGCAGGAGAACGCGGGCGACAAGGTGCTGCCCGAGGCCGTGCGCCTGTGCTTCGGCAGCGACACCGGCCCGCGCCACTGGTACCAGCAGCCGGTGCACCGGCTGGTGGACGAGGCGGCGCTGGAGGAACTGAACGCCCGGCGCGGGGTGGTGGTGGGCGGCGGCGGACTGTTCCTGCCGGACACCTCCCCCAACGGCAACAGCCACTGGCAGTGGAACGTCCCGGACGGCGTGCTGTCCCGGCTGACCGCGCCGCTGGCGGTGTTCGCGGTCGGTTACAACGTGTTCGACGGGCAGCTCTACCGGCGCGGCCGGTTCGCCGAGAGCCTGCGGGTCCTCGTCGAGCGGTCGGCGTTCTTCGGGCTGCGCAACCACGGCTCGATCGAGCGGGTCCGCGAGCTGCTGCCCGCGGAGCTGCGGGACCGGGTGCGCTACCAGCCCTGTCCGACCACGGTGGCGCGGTACCTCGTGCCCGGCTGGACCGACCCGGTGGAGCGGGCCGACACCGTCCTGGTGAACTGCGCGTACGACCGCGCCGGGCTGCGCTTCGGGCACGACTACGGCCATTTCCTCGCCCAGCTGGCCCGCGCGCTGAAGGGCCTGCGGGACAGGGCCGACGTACGGTACGCGGCCCACATGCCCGCCGACGAGAAGTTCGTGCACGACCTGCGCCGGGAGCACGGCATCGCCCTGCCCGTGGAGCAGTTGTACGACATGACCAACGACGGGATCCGTGAGCTGTACCGCCGGGCGCGGCTGGTGATCGGGATGCGCGGGCACGCGGGGATGATCCCGTTCGGCTGCGGCACCCCGATCCTCAGCCTGGTCTCCCACCCGAAGCTCGCCTACTTCCTGACCGACATCGGCCGCCGGGAGTGGGGGCTGTCCGTGCACGACCGGGACCTCGGCTCCCGGCTCGGGGAGCGGGCGGCGGCGATCCTCGACGACCACGCGGCCGCGGTGGCGGACGTGCACGGCGCGCAGAAGCTGCTGTGGGAGACCACCCGGTCCAACCTGGACGAACTGCGGGAGACCTTCGGCCGGGCATGA
- a CDS encoding glycosyltransferase family 2 protein: MPKLSVVVPMHNVEAFAESTLRSLAANAHPDFEFLLVDDCSTDATPWVIDRWAEKLPGARVIRHETNRGIAQARNSGIDAAEGEFVTFLDGDDWYGPRHLAGMVRAMEDLGCDFARTDHVQATGTERVIRRPPAAVRNAVMDPRDGITPADTETMVDYPFVWAGIYRRHLFDDGGMRFVTELRTAEDRLWIWRLHLTARTYASLGLHGVFYRRGVATSLTQIKDDRQLDFIPAYDALLRDVREDREADRFLLKAVRTYCAMIAFHIGKVNEYEPAAAQRLRRETRAALQRMPEQALEETLKTIDSTRSRLLSRLRDGRKAA, translated from the coding sequence GTGCCCAAACTGTCCGTCGTCGTGCCGATGCACAACGTGGAGGCGTTCGCCGAGAGCACCCTGCGCAGTCTCGCCGCCAACGCGCACCCCGACTTCGAGTTCCTGCTGGTCGACGACTGCTCCACGGACGCCACGCCCTGGGTGATCGACCGCTGGGCGGAGAAGCTCCCGGGCGCGCGGGTGATCCGGCACGAGACGAACAGGGGCATCGCCCAGGCGCGCAACAGCGGCATCGACGCGGCCGAGGGCGAGTTCGTCACGTTCCTCGACGGCGACGACTGGTACGGGCCGCGCCACCTCGCCGGCATGGTGCGGGCCATGGAGGACCTGGGCTGCGACTTCGCCCGGACCGACCACGTCCAGGCCACCGGCACCGAGCGGGTGATCCGCCGGCCCCCGGCCGCCGTGCGCAACGCCGTGATGGATCCGCGCGACGGGATCACGCCCGCCGACACGGAGACGATGGTCGACTACCCGTTCGTCTGGGCGGGGATCTACCGGCGCCACCTCTTCGACGACGGCGGCATGCGCTTCGTCACCGAACTGCGCACGGCCGAGGACCGGTTGTGGATCTGGCGGCTGCACCTGACGGCCCGGACGTACGCGTCCCTGGGCCTGCACGGGGTGTTCTACCGGCGGGGCGTGGCGACCTCGCTCACCCAGATCAAGGACGACCGCCAGCTCGACTTCATCCCCGCGTACGACGCGCTGCTGCGGGACGTGCGGGAGGACCGGGAGGCCGACCGCTTCCTCCTCAAGGCCGTGCGCACCTACTGCGCCATGATCGCCTTCCACATCGGCAAGGTGAACGAGTACGAGCCCGCGGCGGCCCAGCGGCTGCGGCGGGAGACGCGGGCCGCGCTCCAGCGGATGCCGGAGCAGGCGCTGGAGGAGACCCTCAAGACCATCGACAGCACTCGGAGCAGGTTGCTCAGCCGCCTGCGTGACGGGCGGAAGGCTGCCTGA